One Candidatus Binataceae bacterium genomic region harbors:
- a CDS encoding quinone oxidoreductase codes for MATAIVVQRHGGPEVLQYHELELRPPAAGEVVVRHTVIGVNFADIYQRTGQFGEEDSPPLPLIPGIQGGGVVIALGPGVSGFKEGDRVAYPGPIGSYASERVIAADRLVKPPPDLDDETVAAAMVRGLTAEYLLRRLYRVQPGDTILVHAAAGGVGMILCQWGKYLGATVIGTVSTLAKAELIRGLGCDHPIVYTQEDFVERVMDLTGGKGVDVVYDSVGRDTFAGSLRCLRPRAMAINYGTASGQVEPLPLQRLHRKALIVTRPTLPAWIATRAELDTAVEAVFDALRRKIFSVPITARYPLAQAAEAHRALESRATTGALVLLAQ; via the coding sequence TTGGCCACCGCAATCGTCGTACAGCGCCACGGCGGGCCTGAAGTCCTGCAATACCACGAGTTGGAACTGCGCCCCCCGGCGGCGGGCGAGGTCGTCGTGCGCCATACCGTAATCGGGGTCAACTTCGCCGACATCTATCAGCGCACCGGTCAGTTCGGTGAAGAAGACTCTCCGCCCCTGCCTCTCATCCCGGGAATCCAAGGTGGCGGTGTGGTGATCGCGCTGGGCCCCGGCGTGAGCGGATTTAAAGAAGGCGACCGGGTGGCCTATCCGGGGCCGATCGGATCGTACGCAAGCGAGCGGGTAATCGCGGCCGATCGACTGGTCAAACCCCCGCCCGACCTCGACGACGAAACTGTGGCGGCAGCGATGGTGCGCGGCTTGACCGCCGAATACCTTTTGCGGCGGCTCTACCGCGTCCAGCCCGGCGACACCATCCTGGTCCACGCCGCGGCGGGCGGAGTCGGGATGATCCTTTGCCAATGGGGGAAATATCTGGGTGCCACGGTGATCGGCACCGTCAGCACGCTGGCCAAGGCCGAATTGATCCGCGGCCTGGGCTGCGACCATCCCATCGTCTATACCCAAGAAGACTTTGTCGAGCGGGTGATGGATCTGACCGGCGGTAAAGGGGTGGACGTGGTTTACGACAGCGTGGGGCGCGACACTTTCGCCGGTTCGCTGCGATGCCTGCGGCCGCGCGCAATGGCAATCAACTACGGCACTGCCTCAGGCCAAGTCGAGCCCTTGCCCCTGCAACGCCTGCACCGCAAAGCGCTAATCGTCACACGTCCCACGCTACCGGCCTGGATCGCCACGCGCGCGGAGCTCGACACCGCCGTGGAAGCGGTCTTCGACGCGCTGCGGCGCAAGATCTTCTCGGTTCCCATCACCGCGCGCTATCCCCTGGCCCAGGCTGCCGAGGCCCATCGTGCGCTGGAGAGCCGCGCCACCACTGGCGCGCTGGTCCTCCTTGCTCAATAG
- a CDS encoding class I SAM-dependent methyltransferase — MESPAGHPPMGEHDWHSAEYVAEWIARDVTRDDERRPLLARMLALAPFPTDAALEVLDVGAGYGLVTEEVCRRFPHARVTLQDYSAPMFEQARARLTAHAAKIRYVLADLTDPAWSSRVGGPFDLVVSGLAIHNLRAPAAMSAVYRAIHGVLKPGGLFLDYDLAGLAPGGIDAHLQWLEQAGFRHCEAPWRHDQSPAAILVASK, encoded by the coding sequence ATGGAATCGCCCGCAGGTCATCCTCCGATGGGAGAGCACGACTGGCACTCAGCCGAGTATGTAGCTGAATGGATCGCGCGTGACGTCACGCGCGACGATGAGCGGCGGCCGTTGCTGGCACGAATGCTAGCGCTGGCTCCTTTCCCGACCGATGCAGCCCTGGAAGTGCTGGACGTTGGGGCCGGGTATGGCTTGGTCACCGAGGAGGTTTGCCGCCGTTTTCCCCACGCGCGGGTGACGCTGCAGGATTACTCCGCGCCGATGTTCGAGCAGGCACGCGCCCGCCTTACCGCTCATGCCGCTAAAATCCGCTACGTGCTGGCGGACTTGACTGACCCCGCCTGGAGTTCCCGGGTGGGTGGTCCCTTCGACCTAGTCGTCTCCGGGCTGGCCATTCACAATCTGCGGGCGCCGGCCGCGATGAGTGCGGTCTATCGCGCGATTCATGGAGTTCTCAAGCCCGGCGGACTGTTTCTGGATTACGACTTGGCGGGCTTGGCTCCAGGGGGTATCGACGCCCATCTGCAATGGCTGGAGCAGGCGGGCTTTCGACACTGTGAGGCACCTTGGCGACACGACCAGTCGCCAGCCGCAATCCTGGTCGCCAGCAAATAG
- a CDS encoding NHL repeat-containing protein produces the protein MENSIRFFWACRLGLLLLALGWLAGCGSGSSTSALGSALAVSNQSANSVTFYAAGASGNVAPSAILAGNSTQLNGPTGLAFDSSGRLYVANLGGASAAASITVYPPASNNNTAPMSVISGNNTGLDQPMGLAVANGTIYVVNAGNNSVATFPVGANGNIAPSTLIAGSSTGLNFPTGIAIDASGNLYVGNTNGGAVDIFPANSSGNVAPASAIAGSNTGLNGPAGLALAGGNLYVTNQLGFTLNVYPVGINGNLAPSQTIYGTGSGLNQPVGVAVGAGSIYVVNLTSITSYPVRGNGAIAPSAVLTGASTGLAHPVFVTILP, from the coding sequence ATGGAAAACTCAATACGCTTTTTTTGGGCATGTCGGCTGGGGTTGTTGCTCCTGGCCTTGGGATGGTTGGCGGGATGCGGTAGCGGAAGTAGCACCAGTGCGTTGGGCTCGGCGCTGGCGGTGAGCAACCAAAGCGCCAACAGCGTCACATTCTATGCGGCGGGCGCCAGTGGCAATGTCGCTCCTAGCGCCATTCTGGCCGGCAATTCTACTCAACTCAATGGACCTACCGGGCTGGCCTTCGACTCCAGCGGGCGGCTGTACGTGGCCAACCTGGGCGGCGCCAGCGCGGCCGCATCGATCACGGTCTACCCTCCCGCCAGTAATAACAACACCGCTCCGATGAGCGTGATCAGCGGCAACAACACTGGGCTGGATCAACCGATGGGTCTGGCGGTTGCCAACGGCACGATTTATGTCGTCAACGCCGGTAATAACAGCGTCGCGACCTTTCCGGTTGGTGCCAATGGCAATATCGCGCCCAGCACCCTGATCGCCGGCTCCTCCACCGGGCTTAACTTCCCCACCGGGATCGCGATCGACGCCAGCGGTAACCTCTACGTGGGCAATACCAACGGCGGCGCGGTGGATATTTTTCCAGCCAACAGCTCCGGCAACGTGGCTCCCGCCAGCGCGATCGCTGGCAGCAATACCGGTCTTAATGGCCCCGCCGGGCTGGCCCTGGCCGGCGGCAATCTGTACGTGACCAACCAGTTGGGTTTCACCCTTAACGTGTACCCGGTGGGCATCAACGGCAACTTGGCCCCCTCGCAAACCATTTATGGTACGGGCAGCGGCCTGAACCAGCCGGTGGGAGTGGCCGTGGGAGCCGGTTCCATATACGTGGTGAATTTAACGAGCATCACCAGCTATCCGGTCAGGGGCAACGGCGCGATCGCCCCCAGCGCGGTGCTAACGGGCGCTTCCACCGGCCTAGCCCATCCGGTGTTTGTAACAATCCTGCCCTGA